A section of the Synergistaceae bacterium genome encodes:
- a CDS encoding KH domain-containing protein, translating to MPNYVDLVTLIVKKLVTIPDEVIVTETRNDFGAILLTIKVAQEDIGRVIGKKGSTINAIRHVAKAASIKSGEKVDVDVKED from the coding sequence ATGCCTAATTATGTTGACCTTGTAACTCTTATCGTCAAAAAGCTTGTCACCATTCCTGACGAAGTCATCGTCACTGAAACTCGGAATGATTTCGGAGCTATTTTGCTCACAATAAAAGTTGCACAAGAAGACATAGGCCGAGTTATCGGGAAAAAAGGTTCTACGATTAATGCTATACGTCATGTGGCAAAGGCAGCTTCAATCAAGTCCGGCGAAAAAGTTGATGTGGATGTCAAAGAAGACTGA
- the rpsP gene encoding 30S ribosomal protein S16 — MAVRIRLSRHGKKKAPFYRLVVADSRSPRDGRFIEILGTYNPLTEPAEIKVNAERAVFWIKNGALPSDTAKVLLKKAGVYDAPATE, encoded by the coding sequence AGTTCGTATTCGTCTTTCCCGACACGGGAAAAAGAAGGCTCCTTTTTATCGCTTGGTCGTGGCTGATTCACGATCCCCAAGAGATGGCCGTTTTATTGAAATACTCGGAACCTATAATCCTCTGACAGAACCGGCAGAGATAAAGGTTAACGCCGAACGCGCAGTCTTTTGGATTAAAAATGGAGCTTTACCCTCAGATACAGCCAAAGTATTGCTTAAAAAAGCCGGAGTATATGACGCACCGGCTACGGAATAG